From the Glycine max cultivar Williams 82 chromosome 11, Glycine_max_v4.0, whole genome shotgun sequence genome, the window GAATCAGCCCGGATTCACAAGATCAGTGGGTGTGGGCGGCAGAACCAAATGGAAGTTATTCGGCTAGGAGTGCATATAGAGTAATTAGAGAAGGAATATCAGGAGAGGGTCAGGGGGAAGGGTACAAGGAATTATGGAAGCTAAGGGCACCATCGAAAGTGGCTATGTTTGCTTGGAGGTTATTCAAAGCCAGATTGCCGACCAGGGATAATCTGAAAAGGAAACGGGTTGAGCTGCAGGACTATTTATGCCCTTTTTGCAGATCGGTGGAAGAGAGTGCAAGCCACTTATTCTTCCACTGCAGCAAAATTATCCACTTATGGTGGGAATCGGCGTCTTGGGTGAATTTGGTGGGGGTTTTCCCACATCATCCGAGACAGCACTTCCTCCAACATTTTCATGGAGTTCATGAGGGAATGCAGGCGACAAGATGACAAGGGTGGTGGTTAGCACTGACCTATACTATATGGAAGCACAGAAATAGCATCATTTTCTCCACTGCCACTTTCAATGCTCATAAAGTAATGGACAATGCAGTGTTTCTATTATGGACATGGCTCAGATGCTTAGACAAGGACTTCACATCTCATTTCAATCAGTGGTCTTCAAATATCAAAGATGGCTTTCTTCAGGCACGATTTTAGGGAGATAGGATTCATTCCTGTACTTTTACCGTTTTGTCATACTTTTCAGCTAGTGTAATCACAATGCATGTTGCTGTATTAGTTTTGAAGTATTCTACTAAAATATGTACTgttcagtacctctggtactcattaatgaatatattttattttggctgagcaaaaaaaaaaagttagaatttTGCTCCACAAATGTACTATCCTCATAATCATTTGTCCAGAAGAATACTAGTGCTTCTCACTTGATGGCAGACTTTATATCTCCAAGGACATGATTCACTCCTCAAAAGTCAAGTCCACCTATGCACCTCCTATTTAGAGACTCCTCCAATCCTACCCTCCACTGGTTTTTGCACCCCTCCATTGTCTCCTTTGGGTGCTTCTATTTCAACTTCCTCCATCCTCTCATTTTACTACTACTCCCTCAAACCCCACCTCCTTTACCTCTCCTTCCACTCACTCTTCTACTGAATCTTCCTTGTTATAATTATGAGTTATAATTATGTGTATCTTTAGAATAGATTTCTGTATCTGTTTTAGCTTATAGTAGAAGACAGAAGTGTGTCCTGTCTTATCAAAGCTTTCAAGCTTCTCTCTCctctttgtatatatatatatgttatttgaaTGAAAGATGTGTGTGATATTTTTTCCTAACTACCTCAAAAGCTaagttggtatcagagccaggtTCCGTCCGCTGTCACTTCCGGCCGCCATTCTCTCCAACGAACCTAGGGTTCGAACCGCCCTGGAACGCGCGACCCAACCCTGCAGGTTGCGTCGCCATTGGAGTTGTCACGCGCCGTCACAGCTCCTCGCATTTTCCGGCGTGTGTGGTTCACGCGCCGCCGTCCCGACGTCGGAAGCTCGCCCAGCTTGTTTCGGCAGCTTCGTCATTCTTCTCTGAGCCTGTTTCAGGTGTTGTTTTTTGATTTTGGCAAGCCTTTATGCCTGCACGTGCCTTCTTCTATCCTTTGTTCCTTTGGGTTTCCATTGTTGATCAGAAATGGCCTCTTCTGGACcagttttttccttttctggaACCCCAACAATAACAACTACAAAATTGAACTGGAAAAATTTTCTATCTTGGTTTGCCTCTGTGGAGCTTTGGTTCCTTGGCCAAGGACATCATGACCATTTGGAGAAAGGAGTTGATGCTGTTCCAAATGACCGAAAACTTGAGTGGGAGAAGCTTGACTATCAACTCTGTGTTGTATTATGGCAATCAGTTGAGCCAGATATTTTGGAGATCCTTAGGTCATTCAAAACGTgtcattcttttggaaaaaggcccaagagaTCCTTGCAAATGACATTCAAAGCCTCTTTGATGCAACCATGAAGGTTACAGCTCTCAAACAAACTGGACATGACATGATTGCACATGTAGGAAAGGCTAGGGCTGCAGTTGAAGAGCTGAAAAAGTTTCTGGTAGCTGACTCATTGGAAGAAATGAATAGAAAACTGGATAAGTTTTACATGGTCCTCATCCTGAGGAGTCTACACTCTGACTTTGATCATGTGCGTGATCAAGTTCTTGCTGGAGATCAAGTTCCATCAATGGACTCTCTCATCACTAGGTTACTTTGTGTGCCTCATGCGCTGAAAGAAGAAAATCCAGCTGATGTGGTGGAAACTTCAACAATGGTTGCATCTCGTGGAAGAGAGGGAGGCCGTAATAGTAGAGGAGGCCGCAATGGAAAAGGTGGACGTCCTCAATGCACATATTGCAAGAGGATGGGTCACACTCAAGAGAATTGTTATTCCTTGCATGGATTTCCTGAAAAAGTTGCCAAGGTAGCTCAGACAGAAAAATCAGAGTCTAAGTTCTCTGATGAAGAGTACCAAGAGTATTTGAAGTTGAAATCTGAGAAATCCAGCAGCCAGGTTTCACCTTCCTCTGTATCATGTTATTCAACAGCATGTATTTCTCAATCTATTGACGGTTCTAGTCCTTGGATACTTGATTCAGGTGCCTCTGATCATATTTCTGGTAACAAGTCCTCTTTTACATTCATGTCTTTTCCAAAAATTCCCCATTGTAACTAATGGTTCCAAAGTTGCAGCTCAAGGAAGTGGTCAAGTCTCTTTGTCTTCCTCATTAAAGTTGGATTCTGTTTTATTTATTCCTCAGTGTCCCTATAATCTAATTTCATTGAGTCAGTTAACTCGTTCATTAAATTGTTCAATAACATTTACTTCTAATTCCTGTGTTATTCAGGAACATGGCACGGGTCGAGTGATTGGAGAAGGACGTGAATCAAGAGGACTTTACTACCTGAAATCCAACTTTTCTGTTTCTTGTTCTGCAACTTCAAATCCCAAACTTTTGCATGATCGTCTAGGCCACCCAAGCTTACCAAAGCTGAAAATGATGGTTCCTGGTCTGAAGAATCTTCGAGTCCTAGAATGTGAGTCGTGTCAACTAGGAAAACATGTTAGGTCATCATTTCCACAAACTGTCCAAAGATGTAATTCAGCTTTCTCTACCATTCATTCTGATATTTGGGGACCAAGCCGGGTTACATCTTTTGGTTTTCGATATTTTGTAACATTTATTGATGAATTTTCTAGATGTACTTGGGTCtatttaatgaaagacagaTCTGAACTTTTGCCTATCTTTATGTCCTTTCTCAATGAGATTGAAAACCAATTTGGGAAAACAATTAAGATTTTTAGAAGCGACAATGCAAAAGAGTATTTCTCTCATGATTTTTCCTCCCTTTTATCTTCAAAAGGCATTTTACATCAATCCACTTGTCCCCATACACCACAGCAAAATGGTATAGCTGAAAGGAAAAATCGTCATCTTCTTGACACCGCACGCTCACTAATGTTAGCCTTTCATGTTCCTACACACCATTGGGGGGGATGCGATTTTTACTGCTTGTTTCTTAATTAACAGAATGCCTTCATCCTCCCTTGAAAATCAAATTCCTCACTCAATCATTTTCCCTCATGATCCATTATTCCATGTTCCACCTAAAGTGTTTGGTTGTACTTGTTTTGTCCAAGATCTCTCTCCCGATTTAGACAGACTTTCTGCCCGAGCAATCAAATGTGTCTTTTTAGGTTTTTCTCGTCTTCAAAAGGGTTACAAATGCTACCCTCCCTCTACTAGGAGATACTATATGTCTGCAGATGTAACCTTCTTTGAAGACACACCCTTCTTTTCACCATCTATGGATCATTCTTCTTCCATCCATAATGTTCTTACAATTCCCTCTCCCTGTCCTCTAGATACTTCAAACCAAAATGTCAGTGAAGTTCCATCTTCTCCTCCGCATTCGACTAATGTTGGTCCTCCAGTACTTGAAGGTTCACCTCGTGATTTTCATTCTCCTTCAATCACTCCTCAAGCCATGGATCCTGTCATCTCTCATTCCTCTGATTCAGACTGGCCCATTGCCATCCGGAAAGGTACTAGATCTACTCGTAATCCTCATCCTATCTATAACTTTTTGAGTTATCATCGTTTGTCTCCTTCatattcttcttttgttttttctctatCTTCACATTTTGTCCCTTCTAATGTTCATGAGGCACTTAGTCATCCTGGATGGCGACGGACTATGATTGATGAAATGCAGGCTCTTGAACATAGTGGTACTTGGGAACTTGTCCCTCTTTCTCCTGGCAAGAAGACAGTGGGTTGTAGATGGGTCTACGCAGTTAAAGTTGGGCCTAATGGTGAGATTGATCGACTTAAGGCTCACTTAGTAGCTAAAGGCTATACTCAGATATATGACCTTGATTATTGTGACACCTTCTCTCCGGTAGATAAAATTACTACTGTTCGTTTGTTTCTTGCTATGGCTGCCATGCGTCATTGACCTCTCCATCAgcttgatattaaaaatgcatttCTCCATGGTGACCTTGAAGAGGAGatttatatggagcaacctcctgggtttgttGCTCAGGGGGAGTATGGTCTTGTTTGTAAGCTGTGTCGATCCCTCTATGGGTTGAAGCAATCCCCTCAGGCTTGGTTTGGTAAATTCAATCATATTGTTCGACTTTTTGGGTTGAAACGTAGTGAGGctgatcattttgttttttattgtcatgCATCCCCTGGGAAGTGTGTTTATTTGAtagtatatgttgatgacatagtGATTATAGGGAATGATGCTACTAAGATTAGTCAGCTAAAGGAGCACTTATTCAATCATTTCCAGACCAAAGACTTGGGAAGTTTGAAGTACTTCCTTAGTATTGAGATGGCTCAGTCAGGAGATGGTGTTGTAATTTCTCAGAGGAAGTACGCTCTTGACATTTTGAAGGAAACAGGCATGCAGAATTGTAGACCTATTGATGGCCCTATGGATCCGAATTTGAAGCTTCTAGCAGATCAGAGTGAAATGTATCCTAACCCTGAAAGATATAGAAGACTTGTGGGAAAACTCATTTATCTCACCATCATCAGACCTGGTATTTCCTTTGCTGTTGGAGTGGTGAGTCAATTTATGCAAAATCCCCGTGTTGATCATTGGAATGTTGTTATACGTATTCTTAGATACATTAAGAGAGCTCCAGGATAAGGATTACTTTATGAAGACAAAGGTAATACACAAGTATCtgggtattgtgatgcagaTTGGGCTGGTTGTCCTATGGACAGGAGATCCACATCCGGATATTGTGTCTCCATTGGCAGGAATGTTATTTCTTGGAAAAGCAAGAAGCAATCTGTTGTTGCTCGACCTAGTGCAAAGGCTGAATATAGATCTATGGCTGTGGTTACGTGTGAACTTATGTGGGTTAAGCAAATTCTTGAAGAATTGAATTTTTGCAAAGTGATGCAAATGAAGCTATATTGTGATAATCAAGCTGCTCTTCACATTGCTTCAAACCCCGTCTTCCATGAGAGGACTAAGCACATTGAGATTGATTGTCACTTCATTCGGGAGAAATTACTGTCTAAAGAAATTGTCACTGAGTTCATTAACTCATGTGATCAGCCAGCAGATATTTTGACTAAACCCTTAAGGGGGCCTAGGATTCAGGTTATATGTTCCAAGCTTGGAGCTACGatttatatgctccagcttgagggggagtgttataATTATGAGTTATAATTATGTGTATCTTTAGAATAGATTTTTGTATCTGTTTTAGCTTATAGTAGAAGACAGCAGTGTGTCCTGTCTTATCAAAGCTTTCAAGCTTCTCTCTCctctttgtatatatatatatatgttatttgaaTGAAAGATGTGTGTGATATTTTTTCCTCACTACCTCAAAAGCTAAGTTTCCTTATGTTTATCCTCTGCTGTCACTCCATCCCATCTTCCAGTCCAAATTTCTCAATCCAATTTATCCTGGTTTGTCCATCCATTGCATTCACTCCATGTCTGGCATTTTTAAACCACAGTTGTATCCTATCTAATTTATTTGGAGCAACTTTGGTTAAACAGGCTTTGACAATATCCCACTACTGGTAGACCATTGGAAGGCGGTCAAATGCATCTTGTGTTACCAGAGGGCACCCTATGGTCTTCTTCTACAGCAAGCTCAGACAGCACTATCAGCATTTCTCTTTGAACCCTCcatgatgctgattgggcttcAAACCACGATGATTTCCCCTCTACTTCTGTTTCACACATATTTGGACAAACTTAATTTCTTGGTGGTTCATGACTTCATGAAGCAAATACTAGTTGCTCATTCCAGCAGAGACTACATACAGAAGTTTGGCCTCCATTGCAGCTGAATTCATTAGGATATAAACTCTACTCACTGAACTTCAAATTCCTATTTTCACCCTCAATCTAAAGTGAAAATTGCATACTATTCTCACATAATCCAATCCTAGATGCTCACACAAAGCATGTCGAACTTGACACCACGGTTGAGAGAAAGTCATTTTAACAAGATTTTAATTGGCACATATGTTCCAGCTCAAGACCAGATAGATAATGTCCCAACTAAGCCTTCCTTTAAACTTAGATTCTGCTATCTTGGAGAGAAACTCAGGGCGTTTGACCATTCACCCTTCTAAGTTTGAAGGGGAGCTACTCCATGTCTGTATTAGTTGTTTCCCAATTCTGTTGCTAATAACAGAGACTTTTAGTTAATTAGATGCTGCTAGCTGAGTAACTACAACCAAATTCTGTTTCTAATAACAGAATTATTTAGGCCGAGTTCAGTTGGCAACAGACTACAGTTAAGACATGTGTCCCCACATGACTCTAAATACTAAAGTTCTTGACAATGTTCACTAAGTAATTATTCAATGGATTAATAATGTGGACATAATGCAAGCAATTTTCACAACTAAGTGCAAAGAGAATAACGAGTTCAATAACATTCATCTATATTGCACAAGCCACAACTCGCATCAATATTCAATTCAATCAAGACTAGTATTTGCAAATTTGCAAATCAAAGTTCTAAGCTCTCTACCtgcataaaaaggaaaaaagctaAGTGGTCTACAATTAATGAatgtcaaaaaattataaaagcaaAATACAAGCAAATTATGTTCCTTCTATACTTTTCTAGGAGTGCGTGACTTTTGTCTTGGGCTCCATATGACAAGCCCAACAAAAGTTACACAACAAACTTTAAACTTATATTCACCAACCTTTTTTCAAGAGATGATGCTTCTAACAAAGCATACAAACTGAATGTGTTCAGATCCATTTGTATAGATATACATTTCATGAttaaattaactataaaaacCCTGAATCTTTATCCTTGTCAAGTCAACAGACATAATGAGGTCATACTCACCTCTTCACTAACAAAAAGGCGCAAAGTGTTGTAGTACAAGACCCGACGAGGCCCTACAAGATAAACCagatttgaagaagaagaataatctGCTAATTGAATAACGTATCAAACATATAGAATAAGGTCAATAACATTGTTTCTGATAACATAATTAGCAGTATAAAATGATACACATATACTATCAGCTATTTACTGaatttaacaaagaaaaaactttGAAGTGTAGAACACAGCCTTAAAATCAAGAGTAAAGCCTCAATTTAGTCCCTCAAAGATTAAGGAGTTGCCACATTAGCCCTCGAAACAGTTTTGTAGCTAAACTAATCACTAAAATTATTCCTCCAAGGATTTTTTCACCGAAGTACTCCCTCAAACACAAAACAGTAACCAAATTTTTACATAAGATTAAAGTGATACGTTAACACAACAGGACAAATTGGAACAATTGTGCATCTTTAAGGGACTACTTTGGTGGACATATCTTTGGAAGACAAATATGGCAACACTTCAATTATTAACAGATCAATTTGCTGACAAAAGCGTTAAAAGGAGTATATATTGACACCCTAATCAAGAACCAAATAGAGGGTTCACTATAAACCAATGATCTGCACAAGTTCTAACCAAGACTATTCTACCGTAATGAGATTCAGCAACAaactacaaaatataatatcttcttTTACATGCCACCAGGAGAATGAAATATCAAATGCAACACTTAAAATTAAAAGGCATAGAATCTCACTCTAAAACCAATGATCTGCAAAAGCTCTAACCAAGACTATTCAACCGTAATGAGATTCAGCAACAaactacaaaatataatatcttttaCATGCCACCAAGAGAATGAAATATCAAAACGCAACACAATAAAAAGCATCGAATCTCACTCTTAAGTACCAGAAGCCCCAGGGAAGCAGTAGCCCCACATGTAATCACCGGATGCGAAGCTGCAACAACTACACCCTCTGCAATGAAAGATTAAACACAAAAACCTAAACATTAGAAACTtcataaattgaaaacaaaacaacaaaacgCAAACCTTTGATCTTTCCAAACAAAAGACCCTCATAAGCAGTGTACTGAGATTTGAGATCATCCAAAGAATCCTACATTCGACAGAAACCAAAACCATGCAGATGAGATGACGAAATTTTTTGAAGAAGTAACCGAACATGGCGAAATCAAAACCAACAGGAATGAGCGATGCCATCGAATTAGCTCATGGCGAATCCAATTTATATATGGTccgttcattttttcttcttggagaaaatttatatatgattcttgaaaattttatcggaaaacaaagagagagagagagagagagagagagagattttacCAAGGTCTGGTGAAAGTGGGCGGAAGAAGTTGAGCGGATTTGGGAGAAACGGGATTTTGCAGTATCGATTGTCGAATCGACGGCGTCGTTGAAGGCCTTGTGGTAAAGCTGGGCCTGCGCAAGAGCGTAGTCAAGAAACGGCGCCGTTTCATTGAGGGTTTGAGGATTGTTGGTTTTTGAGGAGTTGTTGTCACTGTCAGATTCCGGTGATTCCGCCACCATTGCCATTGTCAAGGGCTGATGCACCTTCTTTCCGTGCTAGTCTCGTTTTGTCGCTCTTATTTACCGTTAAGAGTGTAATAGCCcactgaaaataaatttatattgtgaaaataataataattcctcaaataaattattttaatttattacaaattataaatcagaatacaaaataatgtattaagatttttaattaattaccccatcaaagatttaaaaaaaattaaactaatattcaatttcataattaatttttccttAATCTAGGTCAAAAACCTTGTTACAAActatttttctctaattttcaaaaattttaattgatttattatcctaataaattaaactaattatttaatatattaaaattactttttaaacataaaaaattaaaggtatataataaaagagaagCCCAATGAAATGTCTGTTGTGCCCATGACTGAGAGTTTGATATCTGACACTTTTGTTggttttttggtcattttacCCCTCCAGCTTTGGCCTTGGTTTTCTATCGCCTGGCTTGCTGGTTTGCCTTTGTTTTCTGCCACGTTGAGTGTTTAGCTTTGGGCATTCCAGCTTGAGTGTTTAACTTCTATTGGTGGATGCACGTGGCTTCTTCTCCAGCCTTTTTCGGTCATTTCCCTACCAACTTCAAACTTGCTTCCTTCATTTGTGTCATTTCCCCACCAATTTGTTTCCTCTGTTtccattctttcttcttcattttggtgtccTCTTCACttccacttttttcttttgtttttggttgagTTTTAAAGCTGCTGAGAGCTTccatcttcattttattttttgtgattttggttagggttctttttcttttattgatctGATTTTTTGTGGTTTTATTTTTGGGACAGGCTACAGTAACAATGGCGGCTTTGGCAAAGAAGTTGTCGAAGAAGTTAAGAGGAAGATAGAGgttcttctattttgattttattaaaacggtgtttatgtttttatttgtctgattttttgtggtttttttgGATGCTTCGTTGCTATTTTTTCCTGAAACTCATATTTCTGATATTGTTCAGAGTTTTACGAGACAATCTACGAGGCTTTGCCCATTCAAGGGTTGCAACAATAGCCAAAACGGCATCGCGGGTCGTCGAGCACAAGCTTCGTACTGTTGGTAAAATTTCTCAATCCCCCACTTCATTcgttcttttgtttttcctcaTTCCTGGgtgtttgattttgttaatttcGATCTTTTTGCGGTTTTTGCGATTTTTAGTTGGATCAGGGTATCTGTGGCTTAGTGGTATTTCGGGTTCAATCGCTTACAATTGGTCTTGACTCAACATGAAAACTGGTGTTAAGATCCTTCACGCAAGgtttgtttcttataatttcttatcttttccaaTACTATTTTTGACCTAATTTAATTATCTGGATTTGCATGCAAGCTCTCCACCTAACAATATCTTTTTTccgtttttgcaatttttatttgGATCAGGGTGTCTGTGACTCAGTGGTATTTCGGGTTCAATCGCTTACAATTGGTCTCGACCCAACATGAAAACTGGTGTTAAGATCATTCACGCAAGTTCCTGTTACTCGCAaaggttttttcttttccactctttttttttcttccttctatcTTTTTCAATAATTTGTCACCATTTTTCTCCATACTGTTGGTAAAATTTCTCAATCCCCcacttcatttgttcttttgtttttcctcaTTCACGGgtgtttgattttgttaattttgatctttttgcGATTTTTATTAGGATTAGGGTGTCTGTGGCTCAATGGTACCTATCTTTTTACAAGTGTAGGTATGATGGTAAGCTATTTCAATCAGTTGTTTCATCCAGGATAAAGGAATTGAAACCATAGTTTATTAATGCCATATCCATTTCTATTATAATTTACAAACATTATGGGAAGGAAACGAATCTGTAGTTAATTGTGATACATCTTTCACAGGTTGCTGGAGTTAGAAATACTATTACTGATATCCATGAAGACTTCGGTTATTTTCAACAAACAGTGGAAACATTGGTATGTAATATGTTTGTTTTCTCGCAAATCCGTAACCCATTTGGAAAATTTGCTACTTtagcttaaaaattaaaaacaaagcgTAAACACTTGGATCAAAGGTAGGTacctatatacatatatttccaCATatccatatacatatataatttttattatacctTCTATTGAAGTTcgtggttttaatttttaataaaaggttTAGGCTTCTACTTTTTAAGGTGTTGTGTTATGCAACATGGTGAGACTCAGATCCTATCTGCTGTGTAATAAGTGAACCTCAGAATGTTCTGgtgactttattttatttttataaataagtacaaaaattaataaactgcTCATGTTTTTGGGATGGTGATTAATTTATTTCCTTCTTGGTTGCGTGGTTGTACTATCATCCTGTCATAAATTGACATGTGtagtaaatttattaattttttaatcattaccttataatttatatcatgATTCTTAATTGATTgacgatatattttttttcactaccAGTTCAtagaaattacacttcaaataaaataacaattgattGATGATTTACATGTACATGTCCAATAacgtttctatttttatcttgctGATTGCTTCctacatttttatttacataatatattttctgattttctgtgtattttaattatttccctTTATATTTATGGgtgaaaacaaattatactcataattttttctttcctaCTTTCTGAACTTGATATGTTGTTAGTTTCCTTTGATATGTgcatatcaaataaatataaaatgtatgTCCTCCTAATGATCTATATTCTTGCATCTTATATACATACTATATTATAGGTTTGTTTGTGGTGTGTTTAGGACTCTGATCTTTTTTAGTATTGATGGGCTTCAATTTTTCTAAAAGGTCGATGAGGACATATCTGTTGGTTTAGAAGATTTCTTCCGATTAACTCCTTCAATTCCTATCATTGTCAATGTCATCATTAGTGAAAAT encodes:
- the LOC100804339 gene encoding RGS1-HXK1-interacting protein 1, with protein sequence MAMVAESPESDSDNNSSKTNNPQTLNETAPFLDYALAQAQLYHKAFNDAVDSTIDTAKSRFSQIRSTSSAHFHQTLDSLDDLKSQYTAYEGLLFGKIKEGVVVAASHPVITCGATASLGLLVLKRPRRVLYYNTLRLFVSEESMISRAHAEVKELRQSIELLKAEGEKLEKSALHAEEQFLHGRTKLRHAGKQIRNVIQSAYKIEIRAGGLKDILGELPKRETSLFRSQVSKLASEAKKEKNTMSKEISKISNYGISV